From a region of the Candidatus Omnitrophota bacterium genome:
- a CDS encoding bifunctional nuclease family protein, protein MKEVEVMRVFFDFVSASAMVILITKDKSRVMPVWIGVFEAQAIQSALDGESFKRPMTHDLLKNVINASGGRVDYILISKVVDNTFYSSIYIERAGSQTEIDARPSDSICIAVKTGAKVYVADPLYDKFEERESFEKKLKSDFYSMFLESVNKDELRKA, encoded by the coding sequence ATGAAAGAAGTTGAGGTAATGAGAGTTTTTTTTGATTTTGTCTCGGCTTCCGCCATGGTTATACTGATCACTAAGGATAAGAGCAGGGTGATGCCGGTCTGGATCGGGGTTTTTGAGGCGCAGGCCATCCAGAGCGCGCTGGACGGAGAGTCTTTTAAAAGGCCGATGACGCACGATCTTTTGAAAAATGTAATAAACGCATCCGGCGGCAGGGTGGATTATATCCTTATTTCCAAGGTTGTTGATAATACTTTCTACAGCAGCATATACATCGAGCGCGCCGGTTCTCAGACGGAAATTGACGCGCGGCCCTCCGACTCGATCTGTATCGCCGTTAAAACCGGCGCTAAAGTATATGTCGCGGATCCATTATATGATAAATTCGAAGAGAGAGAATCTTTTGAAAAAAAGCTTAAAAGCGATTTTTACAGCATGTTCCTTGAGAGCGTAAACAAGGATGAATTGAGGAAAGCCTGA
- the coaD gene encoding pantetheine-phosphate adenylyltransferase yields the protein MKKTKLKSGKIKAVYPGSFDPVTMGHIDVAKRAISVFDEVVIAVINNPSKKTRFTVAERISMLKKSLVREGLGKVKVDSFEGLLVHYMKTIKAGIIVRGLRAVSDFEYEFQMALMNRELAPDIETVFFMTDAKYAYLSSSIVKEVASLGGDVSSAVPPAAAAQLKKNR from the coding sequence ATGAAAAAAACAAAATTAAAAAGCGGAAAGATAAAAGCTGTTTATCCGGGAAGTTTTGACCCCGTGACCATGGGGCATATAGATGTGGCAAAGCGCGCGATATCGGTTTTTGACGAAGTGGTGATAGCCGTTATAAACAACCCTTCCAAAAAAACCCGTTTTACCGTCGCGGAGAGAATTTCCATGTTGAAAAAATCCCTTGTCCGCGAGGGCCTTGGAAAGGTGAAAGTCGATTCTTTTGAAGGCCTTCTGGTTCATTATATGAAAACGATCAAAGCCGGTATAATAGTCAGGGGCTTGCGTGCCGTGAGCGATTTTGAGTATGAATTCCAGATGGCGCTCATGAACAGGGAGCTTGCCCCGGATATCGAGACCGTTTTTTTCATGACTGACGCCAAATATGCTTATTTGAGCTCGTCCATTGTCAAAGAAGTCGCATCCCTCGGCGGCGATGTGTCTTCCGCCGTTCCTCCGGCCGCCGCGGCCCAGCTTAAGAAGAACAGATGA